The window TGCTGCACTTTAGTGCTtatcaaaataaacatattGCACTTGAATGCATTTTTGTGCATCATATGGAGAAATTCTGTGATGTATTTTTGCACATTTTGTCCAATGTAGAGTTGGTTTGTTGATAAATGTAACTGTTGGAAATAGGGTCTGGTTCATCAAGTTTTAAATGGAAACCATTTTGAACCACTGCCAACATGAACAAATTTCCAACAGCAGTGATGAGCCTTTAACATGTAAGAAGAAGTTCTTAGTTGGATCTCTTCAATGAAATTTGCTTGTTACGCTTGGCTTCTGAGCTTTTAAAATTCTGAAGTTGTCATGAAATTctgacatgtttttttttttaaaatttttaatgaatgAGTATGTTTGTTGATAAAAATGACTGTTGGAAATATGCAGTCTGGTACATCAAGTTTTAAATGGAAATCATTTTTGAACCTCTGCAAACATGAACAAGTTTCCACCAGCGGTGATGAGCCTCTAACATGTAAGAAGAAATCCTTAGTTGGATTTCTTCATTGAAATTTGCTTGTTACGCTTGGCTTCTGAGCTTTTAAAATTCTGAAATTGTGTGTCATGAAATTCTGACATGTTTTTGCACATTTTCTcgcatgttttttaattttaaatgttgagTTGGTTTGTTGATAAATATGACTGTTGGAAATGCGGTCTGGTACATCAAGTTTTAGATGGAAACAATTTTGAACCTCTGCCAACACAAACAAGTTTCCAATAGCGGTGATGAGCCTCTAACATGTAAGGAGAAATCCCCAGTTGGGTTTCTTTAATGAAATTTGCTTGTTACGCTTGGCTTCTGAGCTCTTAAAATTCTGAAGTTGTGTCATgaattcttttcctttttgcacaTTTTCTCGCATGTTTTTGCACATTTTCTcgcatgttttttaattttaaatgttgagTTGGTTTGTTGATAAATATGACTGTTGGAAATGCGGTCTGGTACATCAAGTTTTAAATGGAAACAATTTTGAACCTCTGCCAACACAAACAAGTTTCCAATAGCGGTGATGAGCCTCTAACATGTAAGGAGAAATCCCCAGTTGGGTTTCTTTAATGAAATTTGCTTGTTACGCTTGGCTTCTGAGCTCTTAAAATTCTGAAGTTGTGTCATgaattcttttcctttttgtaggGGGACTTCCCTGTTATTTGTCAATGGGATGGAATAAAAGATGTGTAATTTCCGAAAGCTATTTCTATTCTTATGTGACAATAATTTGTTTTCCTTGGTAGCAGGCTAGCTGCATTTATATTTGCTGTCAATTCCAGTAGCTAAATATGCTTTGAAACTCAGCATCAGCTTCTCATCTTTTGACAATAATGCTTTTTGGGTTTAACTTCCTTTCCCCCCCAGAAACTGCCCCCAAGTGGATGGGAAAAATTTATATTGcacttgaatttaaaataatttgatgcatcGAACCTTGTTTTGTACGAGTTATTTTTAGTAGTTAAACATATCTTCTTGTCTCTCTAGTTTTTAGTAGTTGgtgtaatttatatttgttgCTTACTTAACATGCTGAAGATCCTTAGGCATTTGTACAACATAAGTGGAATTTCTGTGACATGTTGTACATTTCctcatattcttttaaaattaaatgaatggaTTGGCTTGTTGAGAAATATGACTGTTggaaatgtggtttttgttCATCAAGTTCTCAAATGGATACCTTTTTGTGAACCTCTGGTAGAAGTGAGTTTTACCCAGCGGTGATGAGCCTCTAACATGTAAGAAGAAATCTCTAGTTGGGTTCCTTCAATGAAATTTACTTGTTACGCTTGGCTTCTGAGTTTTAATCATTTTGTTAACAGAAAGATTGTGCCCTCTCTTTCCTTTGCTAATTAACTATTATCTCCTAAAGCCTGccatacaaattataattttatgtagtTCCCTTCCAATTCCATGGCAATCAATACCTTCTTTTCAGTCTGAATTTGGtgttaatatgaaattatttgtttGGCTGCCACAAACATTTTActtgttcttataatttttttgctgTGAATAAACATAATTTGCTTTTGCTCATGCAATTTCTAAGTTTCTTTTAACGATAGTTTTgtattcttctattttatttcataattttgcTAGCTTGTTACTGGATCTTTCTCTACTCGTTGAATGCTTGCTGCTTTGTATCCTGTACTACTGtctattaattcttaaaatccATGTTGCTAATTTAGTGCCTTTTCCTCCTACCCTTGTGATTTGTGTTGCAGGTAGCAGATAACTACTACAGGCCTGATCTCAAAAGGGCAGCTCTGGCAAGATTGAGCGCTGTCAATAGGAGCCTCAGAGTAGCTAAGTCTGGTGTGAAGAAGAGGAACAGACAGGCTGTGAAGGTCCCCAGCAGGAAGTGAATTTAGAAGAGTTAAATTGCATTCTAAATTTCTTCCATCCTTTCCCCATTTTGTAGTTTGTGTTCCAGAACTCAATTCTAGATTTTCTAGTTTTGTTTGGAGAGGCAATTTATTGTGTTTTCAATATACAACAACCGGAACTACTATGTTATAGCTTTCAACAActggtttggttttttttttcaagagatgATTTAAGAAGGACGGAAGTTCATATTAACATATATCATCTGAAAAGAAAGGCGGAATCTCGTTAactgcacaatttttttattccttgaaCAGAGAAGGGTCGAACAAGCCCGGGCTCTAAACATTTTTAAAGCAATTTTGAACAATTATAACTATATTTCCCTGGGTCTCATAAGCCATGAGGGCGCCATAGTTAGAGCAGTAACAGATGAATGCTGTGTACGATAGTGCTCCTTAAAAAACTGCCTTGaagattaaaaagagaaaagaatttagttttttttccggCTGCAAATGAGTTATGAGTTGACTTATTATTGAACTATTGATGTTGGAAAATGTTTCTTccttaatcaaatattattttaaaattatagcaAAGTATGAAGTCTATATATTTATTAGTCAACCACCGATGAATAATACTAATGCATGACATATTTAACATTAAGTTGTCtagttacattttttatttatttttattcctaatacattttttaacccttaatttgtcataattttattattttttaattattttatatttttcagttactttaattagtttttatcatttttaattttatcaaatataatctaaaaacaattatttggATCCCCTTAAATGAGGAAATtgtttaaaagatgaaaaacaatgatagttattaattagaaaatgaaTGATTGAGATTGTAATTTCGTTTAGATTGATCAACGgtttatttgaatataaattaaattaataatagaattttaagatatttatttagCTTATTTATGAAAACATGTTAATTAGGAGTCACGGAGTCTGGGCCATGTGAGAACAAAGCGCGGAGAGAGAAAGTAGTTGGATGGTTCGTGGAAGCAGCCCAACCCAatcaatgaataaaaataagggAACGTAAGAAAGGTCTCAACGAAAAACCCTAAGCAAAGATGGGGAACACGGAGAAGCTGATGAACCAGATCATGGAATTGAAGTTCACGTCGAAATCGCTGCAGCGGCAATCGCGTAAGTGCGAGAAGGAGGAGAAATCGGAGAAGCTGAAGGTGAAGAAGGCGATCGAGAAAGGCAACATGGACGGAGCGCGGATCTACGCGGAGAACGCGATCCGTAAGCGCACGGAGCAGATGAACTACCTCCGGCTTGCCTCGCGCCTGGACGCCGTCGTGGCCCGCCTCGACACGCAGGCGAAGATGACGACGATCAGCAAGTCGATGGGCAACATCGTCAAATCGCTGGAGTCGTCGCTGGCCACGGGGAACCTCCAGAAGATGTCGGAGACCATGGACTCGTTCGAGAAGCAGTTCGTGAACATGGAGGTCCAGGCCGAGTTCATGGAGAGCGCCATGGCGGGATCCACCTCCCTCTCCACTCCCGAAGGAGAGGTCAACAGCCTCATGCAGCAGGTCGCCGACGACTACGGCCTCGAGGTCTCCGTCGGCCTCCCCCAGCCCGCCGCTCACGCCGTTCCGGCCAAGGAAGCCGACAAGGTCGACGAGGATGACTTGTCTCGCCGCCTTGCTGAACTCAAGGCCCGAGGTTAATTTATCAGTAATAATACTATCATCATTATCGTTGTTTCTCGATTCTCGTCGCTGATGCAGtggaatattatatatatatatatatatatatatatatattgtgtataTTTAACTGAATTCAGTTGGCACTTGTTATATGGGCTCTCCCCTTTTAGGGGTTTATGGCCTTCTCTTCGTGTTAGTGTTAGTGTCATTGTGTGAATACTTAATACATTAATTGAATGCTTATATTTGTCTTTTCACTATGTTTTGGAACAATGGATTGGGGTTTGGCTTGCATCCCGCGCGTGTTAGAGGCTGTGGTGCATAAGAAAAATGCATTTCAGTATTTTACACATGGTTAATCTCTGAATGGTTGATTGAAAATGTCTTGTGAGGTTTGGTTTCTCCTCAGAAGAATGATAGAGGATGTCATGTGGGCTTCTTGGCATAAAAGATGGGGCAGAACCAGAGACATTTCTAAGCCATTTTCAGATTTCAGAGTCCTTTGAAGAAAGTAAAGGAAGGATACTTTCTTTAAGTAAGCACTGGTAGCTggtgaagttttttttaattttttttttatcaactagcCCTTCCCAAGTTGCACTTAATATTTTTCCTGCTTTCCCTCTGGCTATGAGACCCTTTAGTTTCCAACTTGGGGGCAGCTTCTTAGATAGAACATAAAATGTAGAACAAAAGTTGGTTAAGACTTGAGTGAATTACAAGTGGTACTCAATAATCATgcatataatttgtatttttaaaccattcaaatatattagaaattaactCTGTTGATATTATGCATGTTGATATAAACACTGCCTACATGACCTCAATTTGATTTGGAatctgaaaataaataattaggaaatattttttgaacCCTTTACCTATGGACATTAGATAGCATTTCATATGTTGCAAATTAGAGGCACCGAGTTAGAAATGAATGAATTTGAGAATCTTGGAGAGGTGGTGGTATATGGACTAGATAGTTTAATGTGAACACCAAACCAAAAATGAAGTCCTTCCCCACCATAGGTTATACACATAAATTACTTTAACCTCATCTACATCCACATTCAGAAAGATAACATCTTGACAGGTGGAGACCAGTTTGAAGAATAGCTAAAGAAGGTGCGCACCAATAACTGCAGAAATGAACCAGGACCTGGAAATTTTTTTTGGGTACTATATGAGAGCTATGAATATACCTATGCTGCTCATGACCACATTCATTCTTAATGCTATTTGAAACTGAGTCCTTACTTAAACAATTGTATGACTATAAATTTAAATCGATTTGTAACTAAATGAATCTCCTGAAAACAGTTGAGACACACAGGGCAGCCTTTGTTGGTAGCATCAGTGATGTGGTGTTCCCATGATTTTGGAGTCAGTTTTCACAACCTTGGGACTTTTTGAGCTTCTGTTGTCCCCTtccatttattttcaaattactcTGGAGCCTGCTAGATCTATTTAGAAACCATAAATTCATTTATCAATAAACTTACCTTCTTACACAGTATAGATCCATATGCCATATCAATCTTATTGTAGGAAAGATATTTTGGGAAGCACAGCTTCTGTTTATAACTACGTTTACCCTCGCAAAATACAATTATCTGAATTATCTGATCTAGGAGTTGCAGGAGTAAGCCAACAGTTTTTCAGGATAAAAAATGATGGGTACATTTTTTGTTCAGAACTTTCCACCGTTTGAGCAATTTGTAGATTTTCACGTTCCTTAGTCTCCTGTGgttatcaatgtttcttgtGAAAATCAAGACTAGCGCAaaacagaaaatatatataataaaaaaggaaaaaatcaagAATGCAGCTAGAGTGTTCAGACGTGTATAGTTTTCTTTGAAGCGGAATTGTTTTGCTGGGCAAAACAAATACTTTTACGCTGCAATGAACTCCAATTCACCCTTTGTCTTGATTAATTTTAAGCTTTGTTTCAACTGACTCCTTTACTTTGTCGTGCGTAAGAGTTGTATTGGCAAAGCATTTGTATAAGTCGGAAGTGCaatgttgaaatataaaatgCGAGCAAGATAAATAATTAGTGCTCAATGAAATTgatgattaaaattattttccaagTAAAATGACTTATGTTTCAataattatattctaaaaacaagtacaagtaaaatttaatatgaatattttaatcCAATGTAAAAATTGCTTCAAGttgtttcttttataattgCAAATGGAAGTTTTCACTGCATTACGAATCAATTACAAAGCCACAAAAGAGAAATCATATTAAAGACTACTACATTGTTTCAATTTCGTGAAAAGCTATAAATCTCGCTTCAGTGGTCCCTTCCGAAAATCTTGATTGTCAACAAAGACCTACAAAATTCATACAAAACGAATGTACCACATGCTTACCATTAACGAAAAGAAGGGACacgttattttttaacaaaaaaaaagcgtAGATATATGACAATATCAATTGATCGTTAAGACAATGCTATTAGTATTTGTCTCCCCCAACGATGCTTCTATTTGCTAAAGCACAATTTCCATAACAGATACTAAATATTAGACTTGAATGGCAAAAAGATTGAATTcaataattagataaatataaGCTGAGACATGAGATCCTCTTTTTATTAGCAAGTCATCAAACCATGACAGACTTCTTACTCTAAACACAAAATGCATCATCAGTTTAAATCGCTAGCCAGAACGAATTGGCCAAACGACAAAAATggtgtatttttcttttaaaattaccaaatgagaacaaaatttaaattaacatccaaaaaggaaaaagtcGTATGTATCTTACGACTTTGAGTACatagtcataatttttttacaacttttagtttttcttttcttttctactaATATCGTAAAAAAGTTTacgatttctatttttttaaatatgaatttgaagtcgtaaatattttaatttttgttttagaagtcataaataattttttaaattaattattaataaacttagtttgttttcacttttatttttattcaatattttttatatttttgtatattgttttacttaatattttatatattttttatattattttttatttaatattttctatatttttgtatatcattttattttatatattttatattattttttaaatatttttttatttttttactaatgttaaagattattatttatttttaaaattaaaaaaataatgtaaaagaattaaatttaaataataatatatatgtgtatgactttttaatattaataaaaaaaacaatattttaaaacaaatatgcgttgtatattttaatatttttatttaaatttaaatcttttacattattttccaatttataaaataaataataatccttaaaattaaaaaaaaatataaaattattaaataaaataatataaaaaatattaaataaaaataaaaatgaaaacaaactaatttcattaataattaattttaaaaaaattattatgaatttaaaagtcacaaaataatttataatttctaaaaaaaaatagaagtcgtaaatttagaaaataaaaaataaataaaagtaatataaatttacaattttgtatTCATAAGTCATATGGTATgcaaagacttttttttttggatattaatttaaaatttactcctatttaataatttagaaaaaaataattacacctTTTAGTCGTTTAGCGGAACAAATTCCATGGAACTTGTTAGAAGTTGGGGCAttacattcttttttattgtctGATTAAACATCCTTCTTGATACCATGAGAAACTTCCAGGTTCCGGCTCTACATTTCACATCCATAATCGATGTACATTCAACTCTTTGGAAACATTTGTTTTCTTATACTCATAATTAGTCTAAActgcaaaaaatatattgttaaataAGTTATGCAAGTTCAGTTAAAGCAACCTCCAATAGGTTaagcatattttatttcatagttTACGACACTACAAATACAAACAGTATACTGTCGTCAATTTTCAGAAGTACTGGCACTAGGCAAATAAAATTTCAGTTTCAGCTCatgattaattaaacaatttacATATTATTTCAGCTCATGATTCtacaattaaacaaataaaaattaagtcaacataattttttaaacaaaaaagtaaatgcattttaagtttttaactaATCTGAATTGGCAGAGCATTGTATTGTATCAATCAATAGGAAGGTCATTTTGTCTCTGTTGATTTGGATGCTAATTAGTAGTATTGTTAATTTGATTTTGTAGTCTGAGTGCAAGTTTGGATAGCCACTAAAAATGATTATAGGGCCCAAACCACGATGAAAAATTGAGGTGGAAACAACTGTTTATTGCTTTGACTTTCAACATGGTtttagaattaattatgaaaatctAATCCAAACATGCTAAACGGTTGAGTGCAAGGCTAACATTGGCtaatttgattttaacttatctCGCGACAGCTAAAAATTGTATCATGTGTTGAGAATAAGTCCCACATCGCTAAATAGAGATGTTTTGAAAGAGTTTATAAGGGTTGTAGTTCAACTGAAAAATAACAGTGGATCATGAGGCGATGTGAGTGGGTCTACGCAATTTGCTAGACTCAGGAAAGTCCCCGGGCCACGACTGCAGAGATGCAGACTCGGAAACGGGTAACTTCGAGCTGGGACTTGTCTCGTTTCCTTTGAAGCGAGGGGCTGAGACACGTGTGGAGCCTTTGCGAGTCCCGCCGAAGACATTGGCCAATGTCACAGTCATTCACATGGTCTTTCCTGACTAACAGAACGGGGCTTACGCCCTCGTGATCCACCTTTTTCATATAAATTCTGCTAAAAAGTAACAACATATTTTTGAGCGTTTTATGTATGGCCTTTCATTCGTGTATCAATACTTAATACACTAGTAAAATGCTCTTATATTTGTCTTGTGACTCCGTCTTGGAATAAAGGATTGGGGTTTTCACAAGATGGTTAAGAGAAGAGTTTTAGAAATACGAATGATCCTCTCAGCAATCATGCAAAGAATTTGAGCTTTCAAACCATCCAAATAGAATAGAAATGAGCTCTAGTTATAGTGATACTATGCTTGTTCATATGATACACACCCCACATCATCTCAAAGTTTGGTTTCGAAtccgaaaaaaaaagggaattaggaaatatttttttggacaACCCTTTGATGATTCACTATGGATATTAGATAGCATTGCATGTTCTGCAAATTAGAGGCACATCGAAACAGATGAATTGAAAATCCTAGAAATATGGTGGAATATGTGGACTGAATGTTTTATATAAACACCAAACCAAAGAGGAAGACCTGCCATAAACCCTTAtaactatcatttttttaattgtctgGTTAAACACCCTTCTTTTCACGGTGAGAGTTGAGATACATATCAGAACAATACACAACGGGCTAAGTAAGGAGACACAAATCAGAACAATATATACAAGTGATATGCAAAAGTGGGGAAGAAAACAGAGATTTGCACAAATGTGTATGCATCCCAAACATGATGAACAAGCTGaaaatttcttcttttccttttacagCATGTTTGCAGTAGGAAAAGATTGAACTGAAAACATGGTATACTACTCGGCACATTAAACATTAGGGGCGACAAAGTGGGGGAATCTGTCTCCACTTCCCTTATTTGCCGAAGGAAAATGAGACCCACCTCCTGGTATATATACAgtcaataacattttttatggcTTGTTTGCTAAGAAGACAATTCCTCattacaattataaaaatattgttcaCACTCAAAAACTATGCATTTCCTTATAAAGCTAGTAAACAGAAATGAAAGATCAGAAGAAGCACAACTGTATCAGAAATCTACACTCTCAGTACATTATACATAGAGAACTCTCAATTTCGTTGGTCTTCTAGCCATCCTTGGAGGATGTAGATTTTGGAGCAGTGGTTGTTAACCACAGCAAGCTCCTCTGCACTTTCTGAAACAGCGACTTTGATCGTGTATTACACAAAGTGAAAGCAATTGCATCCAAATACCAATCACCTCGCCCCTTAAAACCCACAACACAGCCTCCATCTATCGAAAAAGTGAATAGA of the Glycine max cultivar Williams 82 chromosome 13, Glycine_max_v4.0, whole genome shotgun sequence genome contains:
- the LOC100792384 gene encoding ESCRT-related protein CHMP1B; the encoded protein is MGNTEKLMNQIMELKFTSKSLQRQSRKCEKEEKSEKLKVKKAIEKGNMDGARIYAENAIRKRTEQMNYLRLASRLDAVVARLDTQAKMTTISKSMGNIVKSLESSLATGNLQKMSETMDSFEKQFVNMEVQAEFMESAMAGSTSLSTPEGEVNSLMQQVADDYGLEVSVGLPQPAAHAVPAKEADKVDEDDLSRRLAELKARG